The nucleotide sequence GTTCAGGCCGGCGCAGCGGGCCACCTGCTTGCTCATCCAGGCGGCTTGCTTGGTGACGAATTCTTCCAGGCTCATTTCACCGCTTTGCACCATGTCCAGCGCCTGCTCCCAGATCGCGGTGGTGCCAGGGTCGGCAATCGCCCGCGGCACCGCATCAATCAGGCTGAACGCCGCCGGCGTGGCGGACAGGGCCTTGCCGTGCTTGACCAAGTAGCCACGGTCGAGCAGGCCCTGGATGATCGAGGCGCGGGTGGCTTCGGTGCCAATGCCGGTGGTGTCCTTGAGCTTCTGCTTGAGTACCGGGTCCTGCACCAACTTGGCGACGTTCTTCATCGCCTTGATCAGGTCGCCTTCGGTGAAGGGCTTGGGCGGTTGGGTCCAGAGGTCCTTGAGCTTGACGTCATCGACGGCGCACTCGCAGCCTTCGCTGAGCCGCGGCAGGGTTTGCGGTGCTGGCGCTTCGCGGCCCTTGGCCGGCGCCAGGGCTTCGGGCAGGGCGCGTTTCCACCCGGGTTCGACGATCTGCTTGCCGACCGCACGCAGGGCCTGACCTGCGCAGTCGAAGTCGGCCTGGGTGCGGTCGTATTCGTGATCGGACAGGAACTGCGCCAGGTAGCGCGCGCGGATCAGCGTGTAAACCGCCCGCTGCTTGCCGGCCAGGCGCTCGATGTTTTTCGCCGCGGCGGTGGGGATGATGCCGTGGTGGGCGCTGACCTTGGCGTCATTCCAGGCCCGCGAGCGGCGCTGGGGTTGCAGGTGATCGCGTAGCGCGTCGAGCGTCGGGTCGGCCTGGCGCAGCGCGGCGAGGATGCCCGGTGCTTCGCCGTGCTGGCTGAGCGGCAGGTAGCCGCAGTCGCTACGCGGGTAGGTGATGACCTTGTGGGTTTCGTACAGCGCCTGGGCGATGTCGAGGGTTTCCTGGGCGCCGAGGCCGAGTTTCTTCGAGCAGACTTCCTGCAACGTGCCGAGATCGAACGGCAGCGGCGCCACTTCCTTCAGGCGCTCGGTGCGCAGCTTGATCACTCTGGCACTCGCCGCACCGCTCAGCGCCGCGGCCGCCTGTTGCGCGAGGGCCTGGTTGAGGCAGCGGTCCTGGTCGTCGCAGGCATCGGCCGGCGCCCGCCATTGCGCGGTGAAGGCGGTCTGTTCGTGCCGCAGTTGCACGTCGATGGCCCAGTAGGCGACGGGGACGAAGTCGGCGATGCTGCGATCGCGATCCACCACCAGGCGCAATGTCGGGGTCTGTACCCGACCCACCGGCAAAACGCCCTGATACCCGGACTGACGCCCGAGCAGGGTGAACAGGCGACTCATGTTCATGCCGATCAGCCAGTCGGCCCGGGAGCGGCCCAGCGCCGAATGATACAGGCTGAAGGTCTCGGCCCCCGGCTTCAGGGCGGCCAGGGCCTTGCGGATCGAGGCGTCGTCGAGTGCCGACAGCCACAGGCGCTGGATCGGCCCGCGGTAGCGACAATGCTCCACCAGTTCCCGGGCGATCATCTCGCCTTCGCGGTCGGCGTCGGTGGCGATCACCAGTTCACTGGCCTCGCCCAGCAGGCGCTTGACGGCCTTGTACTGACTGGCGGTGCGCGGCTTGACGGTCATTTTCCACTTGTCGGGGATGATCGGCAGGTCGGCCAGCACCCAGCGCTTGTAGCGTGTGTCGTAGGCATCCGGTGGCGCGGTTTCCAGCAGGTGGCCGATGCACCAGGTGACCGTGACCCCCGTACCCAGCCAGCAGCCGTCGCCACGGCGCCTGGCACCGAGCACGGCGGCAATGTCCTTGGCCTGGGACGGTTTTTCACAGAGGTACAGCCGCATAACCACCATCGTTGATCAACTGCCGGGAGATGCACAGGATGGCGGGAGATGAGCGAGGGGGCAATCTTTATCTGTATGGATGTACAGTTTTTTGTGTCTGCCCCGAATTTCAACCTGAACGCCAACCGAAACTTGACCCAAAACCTGTAGGAGCGAGCTTGCTCGCGATGGTCGTCAACGATAACGCGGGGCGTCAGACAGCCAGCGTCGTCTGGTCTACCATCGCGAGCAAGCTCGCTCCTACAGGGATAGGGTTTTCAATAATTTAAATTGACCACCGGCTGCGTGAGCTTGGTCCCCGCCGGCTGGCGCAGGATGGTCAGCAGGGTCGTGGTGATGACGTTGATGTCATTGTCGAACCCGCCATGGGACGTATCGGCCTTGACCCCCGCGCCGTAGTTCATCTTCGCATCGTTGAAGATGTGCAGGGTCTGCGCCGCTGCGGCTGGCAGCCCGCTGCCGGTCTTGGCAAAACCGCTGGGAATGTTGCCGCCCCAGTAGAACTGGTTCCATTGCTCGGTCATGTTGCGGGCGGCGATGTTCCACACCGCCAGGTCCGGGTCGCTGAAGTCCTGGCAACTGCCGTCCAGGGCCGTGGCCATGCCCAGCAGCGGCATGCGTTGCAGTTCTTCGTAGGCGCGCGATACCAGATACAGCAGCGACTTGTGGTACACGCTGATGACGTTATCGGCCTGTTCGCGCTGGTCCGACATCAGGTGGATGTGGAAATCCTTGCGCGCCAGCCCGCCGGCCTCGATGACCTTGCGGTAGGTCTGGTTGGCGAAATCCAGGGTGCAGGCCGGGGCCAGCAGTGTCGAGGTTTCGGTAGGCAGCCCTCGGGCCCATAGCAGGCGGATCAGGTGGCCGTTGATCAAGGAACCGGCCGAGTGTCCAATCAAGTGCAACTGGACTTTTTTCGGTCCCAGGTCGGTGACCAGGTTCTTCAGGTTGTCGGCCATCTCCACCAGGCCCCGTGGCGTGAATCCGCTGGAGGCGGCGGCCTCGGCGTTCTGTTTCATCTGGCTCCACTGGTCGCCGCCGGGTTTCTTGGTGGCCATTTCGATGGTGCGGTCCAGGCCTTCCAGGGTCTTGTCCTTGATCAGCTTCAACACGTCGTTGATGCCGCCACCGCCGAACATGCCGCCGCCTTCGCCGAACACGCCGGGCATGGCGTCCTGAAGGATGTACACCAGGGTTTCCAGGGCGCCGGTGCGCCAGGTGACGAACAACGGATAAATGCCGTTTTCCAGGAAGTAGGGCGCCATGGCGCAGATGCGGTTGATGGAGTCCTGTTCGGAATTGAGCCCGCCATGGGCAATGACCGCAATGCGCAAAGCCGCTGGTTTGTTCGCCTTGTCCAGCTTGTCGTACCAGGCCCTGGGGGATTCGTAGACGATCCGTTTGACCGCGGCGCGAACGTTGGGCACATCGGTCAGCCGTGGGCCGATGCTGCCGTTGTTTTCCATGACCACGGTCAAGCCATACGCCTGGTCCTTGGTCAGCGGCGCCGGTCCCTTGCGCTCGGCGTCGCGGGCGTTGGCGGTGAACAGCGAAAAGCCTTCGCGCTTGGCACTGGACACCGTCAGCGCCGTGCGAAACGCCGACTGGCTATCGGCCTTGCTGCGCGACGGCCGACATTCCGGGGATAGCCCGCCATGCACCACCGGCACGCCCAGACCGACGGTCCAGGCATCGGTGCCGTTGGCCAGCCAGTCCTCGTACGGCAGGATGGCGAAGCCCGAGAACCCCCAGTCGGTGGACCAGGAGTTCTGCACGATGAAGCCCTGGCTGTTGTAGCCGATCAAGGCAAAGGCATGGCCGCCCTGGATGTTGGCCGACCATTTGATCACCGGCAGTTGCGTCATGCTCGACAGCGCCGCCTGGCCTTTCTTGCCTGGCGGGCGCGTCAACGCCCAGCCCTGGTGCACATTGGCCGAGACGTACAGCGCGCCGGTTTCATACAGCGCCGCCATCATCGCGGTGACGTCGTCCTTTTCCACGCGGTAGTAGATGCCCAGCGGCCGGGTCACGGCGTCGGCGGCCCAGTTCTCGGCCGGCGCCTCGAATTCCGGGACCGAGCCATCGGGCCTGACGGTGTAGGGCCATAGTTCTTCGGCGCACACGCCATGTTTGTGCCAGCCCTTCAAGGCGCCTCGGCAGCTCGACCCCGAGTAATCCTCGCCGGGCCATTCGTCATACAGCTTGGCCAGGTGATAGAGCTGGCGCGGGCTGGTCTTGATGGCCGCCCGGTCGCGGCGCCACAGCAGGTAGTTGACCACTGCCGCCAGGCCGAAGCCGGTGCAGGCGCCTTCCTTGCCCTGGAACAGCACCATGTCGCGGGCCAGGTAGCCCGACAGTTCGGCGGCGATGTCCTTGTCGGCCGGCCAGGAGGGTGGCAGCGACTGCACCCGTGGCGTGAACAGTCGATCGCGCAGGTCGAGACGATCGGGGCGGGCATCGAGGGTGATGAGGTTGTTGTCGAGGGAAAATCGGCTGGCCGGCATGTGGGTGATCCTCAGGTGCCTGAGACTCGGACCCCCTCGCCACGACGGCCTGACTGCGGAGCGGGGATTTCTACGGTGCTAATGATCGTAGACGATGATCGGGCGTGACCCGTACCAGTTGACGGATGGAGGGTTGCCGCGCTTTTGTCGATTCCGTTCGGCTGCGAAGCCGTCGCTGGAGCCAAATGTGGGTTATACCTGACAGGGTGTTGTCTGGATTTTGCCGCTGCTGCCCAAGTCCCACTTCGTGCCGAGGAATGCATTACATGAAGAGCTCAGGTCCCAGTCCTGTCATTACCATCGCCGAGCAGCCGGGCTGCGTGATGGTGAAGTTTCACGGCGTCGAAGTGGCCGCGTCCACCCGGGCGCTGGTGTTGCTGGAAGCCAACTATCCGCCGGTGTATTACCTGCCACGGGAAGACATCGAGGATGAGTATTACGTGCGCACCGACCACACCAGTTATTGCCCGTACAAGGGCGATGCGAGCTATTTCAGCCTGAAGGTCGAAGGGCACGAAGCGGCGAATGCGGTGTGGAGCTACGAAGAGCCCAAGGTGTCGGTGGCGCAGATCAAGAACTATGTGGCGTTCTATCCGGACAAGGTCACCTTCGAGCTGCTTCCGGACGTCGGTTGAGCGAAGCGCCCTGCATGGCAGGGCGTCAGCTGATCAATCCTTGAGTTCGCGCACCGCCTGCACCAGCGTCGAGGGGTCGATCTGGGCAATCGAGGTGACGCCGGTCAAGGTCATCGCCACGCGCATTTCCTTGGCGAAGATGTCCAGCATGTTTTCCACGCCGCGCTGGCCGTCGGCCGCCAGCGCATAGGCCATCGAGCGCCCCAGCAACACGCCCTGGGCACCCAGGGCGAGCATGCGCA is from Pseudomonas sp. MYb118 and encodes:
- a CDS encoding DNA topoisomerase III yields the protein MRLYLCEKPSQAKDIAAVLGARRRGDGCWLGTGVTVTWCIGHLLETAPPDAYDTRYKRWVLADLPIIPDKWKMTVKPRTASQYKAVKRLLGEASELVIATDADREGEMIARELVEHCRYRGPIQRLWLSALDDASIRKALAALKPGAETFSLYHSALGRSRADWLIGMNMSRLFTLLGRQSGYQGVLPVGRVQTPTLRLVVDRDRSIADFVPVAYWAIDVQLRHEQTAFTAQWRAPADACDDQDRCLNQALAQQAAAALSGAASARVIKLRTERLKEVAPLPFDLGTLQEVCSKKLGLGAQETLDIAQALYETHKVITYPRSDCGYLPLSQHGEAPGILAALRQADPTLDALRDHLQPQRRSRAWNDAKVSAHHGIIPTAAAKNIERLAGKQRAVYTLIRARYLAQFLSDHEYDRTQADFDCAGQALRAVGKQIVEPGWKRALPEALAPAKGREAPAPQTLPRLSEGCECAVDDVKLKDLWTQPPKPFTEGDLIKAMKNVAKLVQDPVLKQKLKDTTGIGTEATRASIIQGLLDRGYLVKHGKALSATPAAFSLIDAVPRAIADPGTTAIWEQALDMVQSGEMSLEEFVTKQAAWMSKQVARCAGLNLTISGPASPGGRAATPWKNKRKSGKRKAASGAKRTAKPASKA
- a CDS encoding C1 family peptidase; protein product: MPASRFSLDNNLITLDARPDRLDLRDRLFTPRVQSLPPSWPADKDIAAELSGYLARDMVLFQGKEGACTGFGLAAVVNYLLWRRDRAAIKTSPRQLYHLAKLYDEWPGEDYSGSSCRGALKGWHKHGVCAEELWPYTVRPDGSVPEFEAPAENWAADAVTRPLGIYYRVEKDDVTAMMAALYETGALYVSANVHQGWALTRPPGKKGQAALSSMTQLPVIKWSANIQGGHAFALIGYNSQGFIVQNSWSTDWGFSGFAILPYEDWLANGTDAWTVGLGVPVVHGGLSPECRPSRSKADSQSAFRTALTVSSAKREGFSLFTANARDAERKGPAPLTKDQAYGLTVVMENNGSIGPRLTDVPNVRAAVKRIVYESPRAWYDKLDKANKPAALRIAVIAHGGLNSEQDSINRICAMAPYFLENGIYPLFVTWRTGALETLVYILQDAMPGVFGEGGGMFGGGGINDVLKLIKDKTLEGLDRTIEMATKKPGGDQWSQMKQNAEAAASSGFTPRGLVEMADNLKNLVTDLGPKKVQLHLIGHSAGSLINGHLIRLLWARGLPTETSTLLAPACTLDFANQTYRKVIEAGGLARKDFHIHLMSDQREQADNVISVYHKSLLYLVSRAYEELQRMPLLGMATALDGSCQDFSDPDLAVWNIAARNMTEQWNQFYWGGNIPSGFAKTGSGLPAAAAQTLHIFNDAKMNYGAGVKADTSHGGFDNDINVITTTLLTILRQPAGTKLTQPVVNLNY
- a CDS encoding DUF427 domain-containing protein, which gives rise to MKSSGPSPVITIAEQPGCVMVKFHGVEVAASTRALVLLEANYPPVYYLPREDIEDEYYVRTDHTSYCPYKGDASYFSLKVEGHEAANAVWSYEEPKVSVAQIKNYVAFYPDKVTFELLPDVG